A window of Solanum stenotomum isolate F172 chromosome 3, ASM1918654v1, whole genome shotgun sequence contains these coding sequences:
- the LOC125860525 gene encoding vacuolar protein sorting-associated protein 28 homolog 2-like: MEVKLWNDKREREMYDNLAELFAIIKATEKLEKAYVRDIISGAEYETECQKLIAQFKTLSSTLRDTVPNVERFHDTYKMDCPAALNRLVTSGVPATVEHRAAAAMSSVSSAAVVAECVQNFITAMDSLKLNMIAVDQVHPLLSDLSSSLNKLSILPVDFEGKTKMREWLSRLSKMGAADELTEQQARQLHFDLESSYNSFMASLPTGGS; the protein is encoded by the coding sequence ATGGAGGTTAAGCTATGGAATGACAAGCGTGAAAGAGAAATGTACGACAACTTAGCTGAACTCTTTGCTATTATCAAAGCAACAGAGAAGCTAGAGAAGGCTTATGTTCGTGACATCATTTCCGGAGCTGAATATGAGACTGAGTGCCAGAAACTCATTGCTCAGTTCAAGACCCTATCTTCTACACTGAGGGATACTGTACCTAACGTTGAGCGATTTCATGACACGTACAAAATGGATTGCCCTGCTGCCCTAAACCGGCTTGTGACCTCTGGAGTGCCAGCTACTGTAGAACACCGAGCTGCTGCTGCAATGTCATCTGTGAGTTCAGCAGCTGTTGTGGCCGAATGTGTGCAGAATTTCATCACTGCAATGGACTCATTAAAGTTGAACATGATTGCCGTAGACCAGGTCCATCCCCTATTATCAGATCTGTCATCTTCCCTCAATAAACTATCGATTCTGCCAGTGGATTTTGAAGGGAAGACAAAGATGAGAGAGTGGCTTTCAAGACTGTCGAAGATGGGGGCTGCAGATGAGTTGACAGAACAACAGGCTCGCCAACTCCACTTCGATCTGGAATCATCATACAATTCTTTCATGGCATCACTGCCCACTGGTGGAAGTTAG